A single window of Castor canadensis chromosome 3, mCasCan1.hap1v2, whole genome shotgun sequence DNA harbors:
- the Dmac2l gene encoding ATP synthase subunit s, mitochondrial isoform X2 codes for MMLFGKISQQLCGLKKLPWSCDSRFFWGWLNAVFNKVDYERIRDVGPDRAASEWLLRCGATVRYQGQERWQKDYNNLPTGSLDKYKIQAIDATDSCIMNIGFDYMEGLQHVEKIRLCKCHYIEDECLQRLSQLENLQNSLLEMEIITCGNITDNGIIALHHLRNLRYLLLRDLPGVKEKENLVKVFKTALPSMELELQLK; via the exons ATGGTCATGTGACTCCAGGTTCTTCTGGGGATGGCTGAATGCAGTGTTCAATAA AGTGGATTATGAACGCATCAGGGATGTTGGCCCTGACAGGGCAGCATCTGAGTGGCTGCTGCGCTGTGGGGCCACAGTGCGCTACCAAGGCCAGGAGAGGTGGCAGAAGGATTACAACAACCTCCCAACAGGCTCTCTGGACAAATATAAGATTCAAGCAATCGATGCCACCGACTCTTGTATCATGAACATTGGATTTGACTACATGG AGGGCTTACAGCATGTTGAAAAAATAAGGCTGTGCAAGTGTCATTATATTGAAGATGAATGTTTGCAGAGGCTTAGTCAACTTGAAAATTTACAAAACAGCCTAttggaaatggaaataattacCTGTGGGAACATCACAGACAACGGCATCATTGCTTTGCATCATTTAAG AAACCTCAGGTATTTGTTGTTACGTGATCTTCCtggagtaaaagaaaaagagaaccttGTCAAAGTCTTTAAGACAGCACTGCCATCTATGGAACTCGAATTACagttaaagtaa